From the genome of Fundulus heteroclitus isolate FHET01 chromosome 7, MU-UCD_Fhet_4.1, whole genome shotgun sequence, one region includes:
- the spc25 gene encoding kinetochore protein Spc25: MESITDPTISERFASAMEEIHNKHLETYADIIDTAVELSHNHRQFVNLALDACLKKYENDEKLFETIKEIQGDLEHKKMSLKEKRRSVSEVMSAVDEKEFQKEDIIQKIQRLKEDQMKRKELIESQHRANKDRLRNIQKATLVFQTHLGLEIRPIKGEKLQFVFRNISLSDPDSTFVITIGINENGSYQFVSSDPVLECLPVLESRLLETNNLAAFLANVRKEFTSKAV; this comes from the exons ATGGAATCCATTACCGACCCGACTATAAGTGAAAGGTTCGCCAGTGCGATGGAGGAGATCCACAATAAACACCTTGAAACATATGCAGACATAATTGACACGGCTGTGGAGTTGTCTCACAATCACAGACAGTTTGTAAATTTGGCACTTg ATGCTTGTTTgaagaaatatgaaaatgacGAGAAGCTGTTTGAGACAATAAAGGAAATACAGGGGG ACCTGGAGcacaaaaaaatgtctctgaagGAGAAACGGCGCTCCGTATCCGAGGTGATGTCTGCAGTTGATGAGAAAGAGTTCCAGAAAGAGGACATTATCCAGAAAATTCAGAGACTCAAAGAAGAccaaatgaagagaaaagagt TAATTGAGTCTCAGCACAGAGCAAACAAAGACAGACTGAGAAAtatccagaaagccacacttgTTTTCCAGACACATTTGGGGTTGGAGATTCGGCCGATCAAAG GTGAAAAGCTGCAGTTTGTTTTCCGAAACATCAGTCTATCTGACCCGGACAGCACTTTTGTCATCACAATAGGGATAAATGAAAACGGATCCTACCAAT TTGTGTCCAGCGACCCAGTGCTCGAGTGCTTGCCAGTCTTGGAAAGCCGACTCCTGGAGACCAACAATTTAGCTGCATTCCTGGCAAACGTCAGAAAGGAGTTTACCTCTAAGGCAGTTTAG
- the nostrin gene encoding nostrin isoform X2, with protein sequence MSGFESRMVKVPGSKSINCRSLKMKDPIDSCSYNQLYQNLKQYSKNGDHFCKELLTVFQQRAELELTYSKGLTKLAGKLIRACQGMSKNSTFTAWCQVSDEMYSRADAHRTLGNAFHQEATVEIRQVLDEHAKRKRPLDSAIERTGKLFTANWNEQLKLKKRLHGLTREHEALFNYLENNKHTSTEKEKQKMFNRLTKSAEQQSRVDEHYYLVNMEGHQMRLKWQNTLKNCYQITQELEKHRIEILCNLLSRYTLHMSTFGKTLKHGQTQIEQTAQRVDMDQDMQTLVDESCNIAEDNKIEFLMADYFEEDAKSQMTQSRRKDAIKLKLQRLEESITKTKKDCEGIEKLMKTYAENPSFSNQKNLEETEELHDENTLKLDLLEATHYKLSLSISEPEEKSKTFQRFSGSISKWKDKECEHSIVQLTRPVKLRRTPFRSRQSLRASIIYKGPIQSPTEPPAQPEPNDTDQIAATTPPQETAESGGSAGDEALPCSDNKEDETAATPSSIGKCKALYNFTPEHDDELAFKEGDLLDLYKKEENGWWIGALNGQKGHFPSTYVEELPVLSTIKSSDA encoded by the exons ATGAGTGGCTTCGAGAGCAGGATGGTCAAAGTTCCTGGTTCAAAGTCAATAAACTGCCGAAGCCTTAAGATGAAGGACCCAATCGACTCCTGCTCT TATAACCAGCTGTATCAAAATCTGAAGCAGTATTCAAAAAATGGGGACCACTTCTGCAAAGAACTTCTTACAGTATTTCAGCAGAG AGCTGAGCTTGAACTTACGTACTCCAAAGGCCTCACTAAGCTGGCAGGGAAACTGATCAGAGCTTGCCAAGGAATGTCGAAAAA CTCCACCTTCACCGCCTGGTGTCAAGTGTCAGACGAGATGTACTCAAGAGCAGACGCCCACAG GACATTAGGAAATGCATTTCACCAAGAGGCCACTGTGGAAATACGACAAGTTTTAGACGAACACGCCAAGAGGAAAAGGCCT CTTGACAGTGCCATTGAAAGGACTGGAAAACTTTTTACAGCTAACTGGAATGAGCAACTCAAG CTAAAAAAGAGATTGCACGGGCTAACAAGAGAACACGAAGCACTCTTCAACTATCTAGAAAACAACAAGCACACCAGCAccgagaaagaaaaacaaaag atgtttaaCAGGCTGACTAAGTCAGCAGAGCAGCAGTCCAGAGTGGATGAACATTACTACCTTGTGAACATGGAGGGTCATCAGATGAGACTGAAATGGCAAAACACACTGAAAAACTGCTATcag ATCACACAGGAGCTGGAGAAGCATCGCATTGAGATTCTGTGCAACCTTTTGAGCAGATACACCCTCCACATGTCCACCTTCGGTAAAACCCTTAAACAT GGACAAACGCAGATAGAGCAGACCGCCCAAAGGGTGGACATGGACCAGGACATGCAAACCCTGGTTGACGAAAGCTGCAACATCGCTGAAGACAACAAAATAGAGTTTCTGATGGCTGATTATTTT GAGGAGGATGCCAAATCACAGATGACCCAAAGCAGAAGAAAGGACGCAATCAAGCTGAAACTCCAGCGTTTAGAAGAaagcattacaaaaacaaagaaagactgTGAAG GAATTGAAAAACTAATGAAGACCTATGCTGAAAATCCATCTTTTTCAAACCAGAAGAACCTTGAAGAAACTGAAGAGCTCCATGATGAG AATACTCTCAAACTGGACCTCCTGGAGGCCACTCATTATAAACTCTCCTTATCCATCTCTGAACCTGAAGAGAAATCCAAGACATTTCAACGATTTAGTGGCAGCATTTCCAAATGGAAAGACAAG GAGTGTGAGCATAGCATCGTTCAGCTGACTCGCCCAGTAAAGCTCCGGAGGACGCCGTTCAGGAGCCGACAGTCACTGAGAGCTTCCATCATTTATAAAGGACCCATTCAgagtccaacagaaccaccaGCGCAGCCCGAGCCAAATGATACCGACCAGATCGCCGCTACGACGCCACCTCAGGAGACAGCGGAGTCCGGTGGGAGCGCTGGTGACGAAGCTCTGCCTTGCAGCGATAACAAAGAAG aTGAAACAGCAGCCACACCGTCCAGTATCGGAAAATGCAAAGCCCTGTACAACTTCACACCTGAACACGACGACGAGCTGGCTTTCAAAGAAG GTGATCTTCTGGACCTCtataaaaaggaggaaaatggcTGGTGGATTGGCGCTCTTAACGGACAGAAAGGACATTTCCCGTCAACCTATGTGGAGGAGCTACCTGTACTGAGCACCATCAAATCATCTGATGCCTGA
- the nostrin gene encoding nostrin isoform X1 has protein sequence MSGFESRMVKVPGSKSINCRSLKMKDPIDSCSYNQLYQNLKQYSKNGDHFCKELLTVFQQRAELELTYSKGLTKLAGKLIRACQGMSKNSTFTAWCQVSDEMYSRADAHRTLGNAFHQEATVEIRQVLDEHAKRKRPLDSAIERTGKLFTANWNEQLKLKKRLHGLTREHEALFNYLENNKHTSTEKEKQKMFNRLTKSAEQQSRVDEHYYLVNMEGHQMRLKWQNTLKNCYQITQELEKHRIEILCNLLSRYTLHMSTFGKTLKHGQTQIEQTAQRVDMDQDMQTLVDESCNIAEDNKIEFLMADYFEEDAKSQMTQSRRKDAIKLKLQRLEESITKTKKDCEGIEKLMKTYAENPSFSNQKNLEETEELHDENTLKLDLLEATHYKLSLSISEPEEKSKTFQRFSGSISKWKDKVNNGVLPSFLSKECEHSIVQLTRPVKLRRTPFRSRQSLRASIIYKGPIQSPTEPPAQPEPNDTDQIAATTPPQETAESGGSAGDEALPCSDNKEDETAATPSSIGKCKALYNFTPEHDDELAFKEGDLLDLYKKEENGWWIGALNGQKGHFPSTYVEELPVLSTIKSSDA, from the exons ATGAGTGGCTTCGAGAGCAGGATGGTCAAAGTTCCTGGTTCAAAGTCAATAAACTGCCGAAGCCTTAAGATGAAGGACCCAATCGACTCCTGCTCT TATAACCAGCTGTATCAAAATCTGAAGCAGTATTCAAAAAATGGGGACCACTTCTGCAAAGAACTTCTTACAGTATTTCAGCAGAG AGCTGAGCTTGAACTTACGTACTCCAAAGGCCTCACTAAGCTGGCAGGGAAACTGATCAGAGCTTGCCAAGGAATGTCGAAAAA CTCCACCTTCACCGCCTGGTGTCAAGTGTCAGACGAGATGTACTCAAGAGCAGACGCCCACAG GACATTAGGAAATGCATTTCACCAAGAGGCCACTGTGGAAATACGACAAGTTTTAGACGAACACGCCAAGAGGAAAAGGCCT CTTGACAGTGCCATTGAAAGGACTGGAAAACTTTTTACAGCTAACTGGAATGAGCAACTCAAG CTAAAAAAGAGATTGCACGGGCTAACAAGAGAACACGAAGCACTCTTCAACTATCTAGAAAACAACAAGCACACCAGCAccgagaaagaaaaacaaaag atgtttaaCAGGCTGACTAAGTCAGCAGAGCAGCAGTCCAGAGTGGATGAACATTACTACCTTGTGAACATGGAGGGTCATCAGATGAGACTGAAATGGCAAAACACACTGAAAAACTGCTATcag ATCACACAGGAGCTGGAGAAGCATCGCATTGAGATTCTGTGCAACCTTTTGAGCAGATACACCCTCCACATGTCCACCTTCGGTAAAACCCTTAAACAT GGACAAACGCAGATAGAGCAGACCGCCCAAAGGGTGGACATGGACCAGGACATGCAAACCCTGGTTGACGAAAGCTGCAACATCGCTGAAGACAACAAAATAGAGTTTCTGATGGCTGATTATTTT GAGGAGGATGCCAAATCACAGATGACCCAAAGCAGAAGAAAGGACGCAATCAAGCTGAAACTCCAGCGTTTAGAAGAaagcattacaaaaacaaagaaagactgTGAAG GAATTGAAAAACTAATGAAGACCTATGCTGAAAATCCATCTTTTTCAAACCAGAAGAACCTTGAAGAAACTGAAGAGCTCCATGATGAG AATACTCTCAAACTGGACCTCCTGGAGGCCACTCATTATAAACTCTCCTTATCCATCTCTGAACCTGAAGAGAAATCCAAGACATTTCAACGATTTAGTGGCAGCATTTCCAAATGGAAAGACAAG GTAAATAATGGAGTCCTACCCTCTTTTCTCTCTAAGGAGTGTGAGCATAGCATCGTTCAGCTGACTCGCCCAGTAAAGCTCCGGAGGACGCCGTTCAGGAGCCGACAGTCACTGAGAGCTTCCATCATTTATAAAGGACCCATTCAgagtccaacagaaccaccaGCGCAGCCCGAGCCAAATGATACCGACCAGATCGCCGCTACGACGCCACCTCAGGAGACAGCGGAGTCCGGTGGGAGCGCTGGTGACGAAGCTCTGCCTTGCAGCGATAACAAAGAAG aTGAAACAGCAGCCACACCGTCCAGTATCGGAAAATGCAAAGCCCTGTACAACTTCACACCTGAACACGACGACGAGCTGGCTTTCAAAGAAG GTGATCTTCTGGACCTCtataaaaaggaggaaaatggcTGGTGGATTGGCGCTCTTAACGGACAGAAAGGACATTTCCCGTCAACCTATGTGGAGGAGCTACCTGTACTGAGCACCATCAAATCATCTGATGCCTGA
- the cers6 gene encoding ceramide synthase 6, whose protein sequence is MAGILAWFWNERFWLPHNVTWADLKNTDEATFPQAEDLYLACPLAFCIFMIRLVFERFIARPCAMGLKIQANGPQKAQPNAILEKVFTAITKHPDEKRLEGLSKQLDWDVRTIQRWFRQRRNQEKPSTLARFCESMWRFTFYLYIFTYGVRFLKKTPWLWNTKECWYNYPYQPLTVDVHYYYILELSFYLSLLFSRFTDIRRKDFLIMFLHHVAAISLIVFSYVNNMARVGTLVMCLHDAADVLIEAAKMANYAKCQILCNLLFAMFAILFITSRLGVYPIWILNTTLFESWEIVGPYPSWWVFNLLLVLLQLLHSFWSYLIVKTACRAISKGKVGKWNPLHVSKDDRSDIESSSDEDESPPPSQKHHTSATNGTNKNGTNGYLTGVPYPDEH, encoded by the exons ATGGCCGGGATTCTGGCGTGGTTCTGGAACGAGCGCTTCTGGCTCCCCCACAACGTGACCTGGGCTGACTTAAAAAACACAGACGAGGCGACGTTCCCGCAAGCCGAGGATCTGTATCTGGCGTGTCCCCTGGCTTTCTGCATCTTTATGATCCGGCTGGTTTTCGAGAG GTTTATTGCAAGACCATGTGCAATGGGCCTGAAGATCCAGGCCAATGGGCCACAAAAGGCACAGCCCAACGCTATCTTAGAGAAGGTTTTCACTGCTATTACCAAG CATCCAGATGAGAAGAGGCTGGAGGGCCTGTCCAAGCAGCTCGACTGGGACGTGCGCACCATCCAGCGCTGGTTCAGGCAGCGGCGTAACCAGGAGAAGCCGAGCACTCTCGCCAGATTCTGTGAAAGCAT GTGGCGGTTTACATTCTACCTGTACATATTCACCTACGGAGTGCGTTTTCTTAAGAAG ACTCCGTGGTTGTGGAACACCAAGGAGTGCTGGTACAACTACCCTTACCAG ccgCTGACCGTGGACGTCCATTATTACTACATACTGGAGCTGTCGTTCTACCTGTCGTTACTCTTCTCCCGGTTTACAGACATCAGGAGGAAG GATTTTCTGATCATGTTCCTGCACCACGTGGCAGCCATCTCTCTCATCGTATTCTCATACGTGAACAACATGGCACGCGTGGGAACCCTGGTCATGTGTCTGCACGACGCCGCCGACGTGCTGATAGAG GCTGCCAAGATGGCCAACTATGCCAAATGTCAGATACTGTGCAACCTCCTGTTTGCAATGTTTGCAATTCTCTTCATAACTTCCAGGCTGGGAGTTTACCCCATCTG GATTTTAAACACCACTTTGTTTGAGAGTTGGGAGATCGTAGGCCCCTACCCATCCTGGTGGGTCTTCAACCTCCTTCTGGTCCTACTGCAGCTTCTTCACTCATTCTGGTCCTACCTCATAGTGAAGACAGCATGCAGAGCCATCTCCAAAGGAAAG GTGGGGAAATGGAATCCTTTACAT gTTTCTAAAGATGACCGCAGTGACATCGAGTCCAGCTCTGATGAGGATGAAAGCCCCCCTCCCAGTCAGAAGCACCACACCAGCGCCACCAACGGCACCAACAAAAATGGGACCAACGGCTACCTGACAGGAGTCCCGTACCCTGACGAACACTGA